A single genomic interval of Oncorhynchus gorbuscha isolate QuinsamMale2020 ecotype Even-year linkage group LG25, OgorEven_v1.0, whole genome shotgun sequence harbors:
- the LOC124013997 gene encoding protein SCAF11-like, translating to MTGESGNDGQTPEGDPEPEEAERCPICLGALGRCVLAMPDSCCHLFCLSCLLRWAELQAVPSCPVDRQPFNVVYKRDAVLGCVTVPVKKRVSQSEPEKCGCTDPEASGCLLKKKGGRWRRPKTERTSEAKGLIRKCSDDDPSVLSKKKVRGPLCSWSAAQTGTAMATMTQCIAEPLWVPEEEPEDDCKQCSRKTQDCPFLPVAVPVPASGNSRQLFHPSEWSSSPFPLRPLSPFSTTASPLGSGHFVFQGRVCAVTCPKGEEKGTRGSGSKGPSKQTEALTTRRSGRHSRVEEQAPTQDPASSQSHSSDSDTSTNPPTKAGKSTAAAGKKGKWAAQRKPSARRKAQVRKKASKVILSSPSGSEEEEAKEEEEFEQQRKEVEEREQLSDTAVSPQAVQRTSSPTEEEGRPEPSACDALKDTEDHPCEDDDLSEEEEHGKEEEEEEDGEEEDRKSLSSDVELNTPGLSPDRDQGAGEEHPDQIEDPEKSNSPTSSNSPERPLESPQSGQSGQLGEEDADAVEATNDPTEVKSDDEASVKEEKAEVSPCPTAEPESCTGSTRCESPDGNVSQRVQGASEAKVSEEDRHDPKDVINEKPAAGSKEDGLSEDDTEAIPMDCDSPSSESSTNLASDPPKETESTAHESTSQATEDKRNGSRQERESSVREERVEERKNGRQRKSRFHSAATTWSPKRESKPDSLRRSRSRSQERNKERQASGSPPSSRSRERDAERDALRTDRIRDRSRERKNRKRSKSRSRSSSRSRNRSYRRGSSPEHPDSGVQSPRKRDRWTGDGWRPGPGSDPSRRNFPERPARDTGRSENGGFADVSPSRENPDWVIEKARADTEARVTSGPRWEDKGWGGDRGRGTGRGRGAYGTSNQQGEQAENRWQPRNTFSGTSNNSGSDAYSRFNENRGGRRKEPEMGESMMDRSGWSSASSWAVRRTLPADVQNYYSRRDRGGGAGSGSWSRQEETSTADPAQSENNPQPNAGGEAPPALNVMPPQMNVLHYPMGPRGPPVSLQPPPFGMPPQVSMHHHSSVPLLQVPVTAAQGLPPPPPPPPPMQQGSMMAIQADSRTTQMMSSMAGHGKAPFMPTMTKVGGTNTVQAHSMAMPSSTTQHSRAAPPDSSKKEKIHERAVNEVKAAMKPYYQNKDITKDEYKEIVRKAVEKVCHSKSGEVNSGKVANLVKAYVDKYKHARKK from the exons ATGACGGGTGAATCGGGAAATG ACGGACAGACTCCAGAGGGAGACCCGGAGCCGGAAGAGGCGGAGCGGTGTCCTATCTGCCTGGGTGCCCTGGGCCGCTGTGTCCTGGCCATGCCTGACAGCTGCTGCCATTTATTCTGCCTCAGCTGCCTCCTCAGATGGGCAGAG TTGCAGGCAGTTCCATCCTGCCCAGTGGACAGGCAGCCTTTCAATGTTGTCTACAAACGTGATGCTGTGCTGGGATGTGTGACG GTTCCTGTGAAGAAGAGAGTCAGCCAATCAGAGCCAGAGAAGTGTGGCTGCACAGACCCGGAAGCCAGTGGCTGTTTGTTGAA GAAaaaaggaggaagatggaggagaccGAAGACGGAGAGGACATCAGAAGCCAAAGGCCTTATTCGGAAAT GCAGCGATGATGACCCCTCTGTGTTGAGCAAGAAGAAG GTGAGAGGACCTCTGTGCTCTTGGTCTGCGGCCCAGACAGGCACAGCAATGGCGACTATGACACAGTGCAT TGCAGAACCCCTTTGGGTGCCCGAGGAGGAGCCTGAGGATGACTGTAAACAGTGTAGCCGCAAAACACAGGACTGCCCATTTCTGCCTGTTGCTGTACCCGTTCCTGCCAGTGGCAACTCGAG GCAGTTGTTCCATCCTTCTGAGTGGAGTAGCAGCCCTTTTCCTCTGAGACCCCTCTCACCGTTCTCTACTACTGCTTCACCTCTCGGCTCGGGGCATTTTG TCTTTCAGGGAAGAGTTTGCGCAGTCACCTGCcccaaaggagaggagaagggcacACGTGGATCTGGCTCCAAAGGCCCCTCCAAACAGACAGAGGCCCTGACGACTAGGCGCTCTGGCCGCCACAGCAGGGTTGAGGAACAAGCTCCTACACAAGACCCTGCATCTTCGCAGTCCCACTCTTCAGATTCCGACACTTCCACAAACCCACCCACAAAAGCGGGCAAAAGCACCGCAGCAGCTGGTAAGAAGGGCAAATGGGCAGCTCAGCGAAAGCCCAGCGCCAGGAGGAAGGCCCAAGTGAGAAAAAAGGCCTCCAAAGTCATCCTCAGTAGTCCATCAGGAAGTGAGGAAGAGGAAgccaaagaggaggaggaattcGAGCAGCAGAGGAAAGAGGTAGAGGAAAGGGAGCAGCTCTCAGACACTGCAGTGAGCCCACAGGCTGTGCAGCGCACCTCCAGCCCTACCGAGGAGGAAGGCCGTCCCGAACCTTCTGCGTGTGATGCCCTGAAGGACACTGAGGACCATCCATGCGAAGATGATGATCTTTCTGAGGAAGAAGAACAtgggaaggaagaagaagaagaggaggatggtgagGAAGAGGACCGGAAGTCATTGTCATCAGATGTAGAGCTGAATACCCCTGGGCTCTCCCCCGACAGGGACCAAGGTGCAGGGGAGGAACACCCGGACCAAATAGAAGACCCAGAGAAAAGCAACTCACCCACTTCTTCCAACTCACCAGAGAGACCATTGGAGAGCCCCCAGTCTGGACAGTCAGGACAACTTGGGGAGGAAGATGCTGATGCCGTGGAAGCCACTAACGATCCAACAGAAGTGAAATCAGATGATGAAGCCTCAGTGAAGGAGGAGAAAGCAGAGGTCTCTCCCTGCCCCACTGCAGAGCCTGAATCTTGTACTGGCTCGACTCGTTGTGAATCTCCAGACGGTAATGTGTCCCAGAGAGTTCAAGGCGCCTCAGAAGCAAAAGTGTCCGAGGAGGACAGGCATGATCCAAAGGATGTCATAAATGAAAAACCAGCAGCCGGCAGCAAAGAGGACGGTCTGTCTGAGGATGACACAGAAGCAATACCAATGGACTGTGATTCACCCAGCAGTGAGAGCAGCACCAACCTGGCCTCTGATCCACCAAAAGAGACTGAAAGTACAGCTCACGAGTCCACAAGCCAGGCCACGGAAGACAAGAGGAATGGTAGCAGGCAGGAGCGGGAGAGCTCGGTCAGAGAGGAAAGGGTAGAGGAAAGGAAGAATGGCAGGCAGCGCAAGTCACGCTTCCACTCTGCTGCTACCACTTGGTCTCCCAAGAGAGAGTCGAAGCCGGACTCGTTGAGGAGGTCGCGCTCCAGATCTCAGGAGCGCAACAAGGAGCGCCAGGCCTCGGGCAGCCCCCCCTCCAGCCGCAGCAGGGAACGGGACGCTGAGAGGGACGCCCTCAGGACGGACCGTATCCGTGACCGTAGCCGTGAGAGGAAAAACAGGAAGCGTTCTAAGAGCCGTTCCAGATCTAGTTCCAGGTCCAGAAATAGGTCCTACCGAAGAGGGTCATCCCCGGAGCACCCAGACTCAGGGGTACAGTCACCACGGAAGAGAGATCGCTGGACTGGAGATGGATGGAGGCCTGGGCCGGGTAGCGACCCCTCTCGAAGGAATTTCCCAGAGAGGCCAGCCAGAGACACGGGCCGCTCTGAAAACGGCGGCTTTGCAGATGTTTCCCCCAGCAGGGAAAATCCTGACTGGGTTATTGAGAAGGCGCGTGCTGACACAGAGGCCAGGGTGACAAGTGGGCCTCGCTGGGAAGATAAAGGCTGGGGTGGAGATCGTGGACGAGGCACAGGACGAGGCCGGGGCGCCTACGGAACCTCCAACCAACAGGGGGAGCAGGCAGAAAACCGCTGGCAGCCCAGAAACACATTCTCAGGGACCTCAAACAATTCAGGGAGCGACGCGTACAGCCGATTCAACGAGAACCGTGGTGGCCGCAGGAAGGAGCCTGAGATGGGCGAATCGATGATGGACCGCTCTGGCTGGTCATCAGCTTCTAGCTGGGCTGTGCGGAGGACACTCCCAGCAGATGTGCAGAACTATTACTCCAGGAGAGATCGAGGGGGGGGTGCAGGCTCTGGCAGCTGGAGCAGGCAGGAGGAGACGTCAACAGCAG ACCCAGCTCAGAGTGAGAACAATCCCCAGCCCAATGCGGGTGGAGAAGCTCCACCCGCCCTGAACGTCATGCCTCCCCAAATGAATGTCCTGCATTACCCAATGGGCCCGCGAGGCCCACCTGTCAGCCTGCAACCACCCCCCTTCGGGATGCCACCTCAGGTCTCCATGCACCACCACTCCTCAGTGCCTCTCCTGCAGGTCCCTGTGACAGCTGCCCAGggcctcccaccaccaccaccaccaccacctcccatgCAGCAGGGCAGCATGATGGCCATACAGGCAGATAGCCGCACAACACAG ATGATGAGCAGCATGGCAGGCCATGGCAAAGCCCCCTTCATGCCCACCATGACCAAAGTAGGCGGCACCAACACAGTCCAGGCCCACAGCATGGCCATGCCATCCTCCACCACCCAGCACAGCAGGGCTGCCCCCCCAGACAGCTCCAAGAAAGAAAAG ATCCATGAGAGAGCTGTCAATGAAGTGAAAGCAGCCATGAAACCCTACTACCAAAACAAGGACATCACCAAGGACGAGTACAAGGAGATTGTACGCAAAGCAGTTGAAAAA GTCTGCCACAGCAAGAGTGGAGAGGTGAACTCTGGGAAAGTGGCAAACTTGGTGAAGGCCTATGTGGACAAATACAAACACGCTCGCAAGAAATGA